From a region of the Campylobacter sp. genome:
- a CDS encoding alpha/beta hydrolase-fold protein: MVSLKSFLAVFNALFLACLFACDLGAKPLQKIERISEAAREIFSVSDFILKSKSGEKYKIFIARQKNVARYDRVVFMVDANAQVAMLLNSYAKIYANGAKQNAKAVPKLSKTVLIVGIGYDSPLAYDTKRRTRDLTPAASGEEYANGGGAGEFYDFVKDELFPLVEKKYSTAKSDKIYFGHSFGGLFGIYALLRDDGIFDEFFIASPSLWWGESQLIRDALDEGKLRSNLKAKFIMLVAGSSEMRKGKTDKAGILKVADLAEILKTKGLSCEFRLYEGASHGEVIPLALQDLALFTQR; the protein is encoded by the coding sequence ATGGTAAGCCTGAAGAGCTTTCTTGCGGTATTTAACGCGCTCTTTTTAGCGTGCTTATTCGCTTGCGATCTGGGGGCAAAACCGCTGCAAAAGATCGAGCGGATAAGCGAGGCTGCACGCGAGATATTTAGCGTGAGCGATTTTATTTTAAAAAGCAAGAGCGGCGAAAAATATAAAATTTTTATAGCTCGCCAAAAAAATGTCGCTCGCTACGATAGGGTAGTTTTTATGGTTGATGCGAACGCACAAGTTGCTATGCTTTTAAACTCTTATGCGAAAATTTATGCGAATGGCGCAAAGCAAAACGCAAAAGCGGTGCCGAAATTAAGCAAAACCGTCCTTATAGTAGGCATCGGATACGACAGCCCGTTAGCGTATGATACTAAGCGTCGCACGAGAGATTTAACGCCCGCGGCGAGCGGCGAAGAATATGCAAACGGCGGCGGCGCGGGAGAATTTTACGATTTCGTAAAAGATGAACTATTTCCGCTCGTGGAGAAAAAATACTCTACGGCAAAAAGCGATAAAATTTACTTCGGACATTCTTTTGGCGGGCTATTCGGGATTTATGCTTTGCTGCGCGACGATGGGATTTTCGACGAGTTTTTTATCGCCTCGCCTTCGTTATGGTGGGGTGAATCACAACTGATCAGAGATGCCCTAGACGAAGGAAAGCTTAGATCAAATTTAAAAGCGAAATTCATAATGCTCGTTGCCGGCTCGAGTGAAATGCGTAAAGGGAAAACCGATAAAGCGGGAATTTTAAAAGTAGCCGATCTAGCTGAAATTTTAAAAACAAAGGGGCTTTCTTGCGAGTTTAGGCTCTACGAAGGCGCTTCGCACGGCGAAGTAATCCCATTGGCTTTGCAAGATTTAGCGCTATTTACGCAAAGATAA